Proteins encoded within one genomic window of Candidatus Poribacteria bacterium:
- a CDS encoding serine hydrolase, whose translation MNTAELNSNLTATPNEVGLSAERLECIFTTTQQFIDEERLAGAVTVVARRGKVAHFKAHGMMDVAANKPMQTDTIFRIYSMTKPIAAVAVMMLCAEGKLQLDAPVSVYLPELGGLKVALDSDADTLTLVEADRDMTVRDLIRHTSGLPGAARYMAGQTAVDKCYREEGLHLLHECNLQEMVERLGRIPLLYQPGTKWHYSIAADVLGRLIEVVSDQPFDVFLAEQIFQPLGMVDTGFYVPPEKIDRFARMYGPKPDGDLQTIDAPEGGTGHVSKNSFTEKPKFLSAGGGLVSTAADFARFCLMLSGKGTLAGKRLITAESVELMTRNHLSEHLIPLDKKPDKRYAGLGFGLGVSVRVQKTDWVPASQVGEYGWIGGASTEFWISPRDELVVITLAQHIPFSELSERVKPLVYDAILEETPDVHLTFHREAN comes from the coding sequence ATGAACACCGCAGAATTAAATTCTAACCTAACCGCAACACCAAATGAGGTAGGACTTTCAGCGGAACGGCTTGAGTGCATCTTCACCACCACGCAGCAGTTTATTGATGAAGAACGACTCGCTGGCGCGGTCACGGTTGTGGCACGGCGGGGTAAGGTAGCGCACTTCAAAGCACACGGTATGATGGACGTTGCAGCGAACAAACCGATGCAAACAGATACTATTTTCCGTATCTACTCAATGACCAAACCGATCGCTGCAGTGGCAGTAATGATGCTCTGTGCGGAAGGGAAACTACAACTCGATGCACCGGTTTCCGTGTACCTCCCCGAATTAGGTGGGTTGAAAGTCGCCTTGGATTCAGATGCTGATACACTCACGTTGGTTGAAGCAGATCGGGATATGACCGTCAGAGATTTGATACGTCACACCTCCGGATTGCCCGGTGCTGCCCGATACATGGCAGGGCAAACTGCCGTAGATAAATGCTACCGAGAGGAGGGTTTACATCTCCTACATGAATGCAACTTACAGGAAATGGTTGAGCGACTCGGCAGGATTCCACTGTTATATCAACCTGGAACAAAATGGCATTACAGCATCGCTGCAGACGTTTTAGGACGGCTGATTGAGGTGGTTTCTGATCAGCCTTTCGATGTGTTCTTAGCCGAGCAGATCTTCCAACCGTTGGGTATGGTAGATACCGGATTTTACGTCCCGCCAGAGAAAATTGACAGATTTGCGCGGATGTATGGTCCAAAGCCGGACGGAGACTTGCAGACTATTGACGCACCGGAGGGCGGAACGGGTCACGTATCCAAAAATAGTTTTACAGAGAAACCAAAATTCTTATCCGCTGGTGGCGGTTTGGTCTCTACTGCTGCTGACTTTGCCCGGTTTTGTCTGATGCTTTCAGGTAAAGGCACACTCGCTGGAAAACGGTTAATAACAGCAGAGTCCGTGGAATTGATGACACGCAACCATCTATCAGAACATCTGATACCGCTCGACAAAAAACCGGATAAACGTTATGCTGGACTCGGTTTTGGACTGGGTGTCTCGGTGCGTGTGCAGAAGACAGATTGGGTGCCTGCCTCCCAAGTCGGCGAATACGGTTGGATCGGTGGAGCAAGCACAGAATTCTGGATTTCGCCGCGAGATGAATTGGTAGTAATCACACTTGCGCAGCACATTCCTTTTTCCGAACTGAGTGAAAGGGTCAAGCCACTCGTTTACGACGCAATTTTAGAAGAAACGCCTGATGTACACCTTACCTTTCACCGCGAGGCAAACTAA
- a CDS encoding cytochrome P460 family protein yields the protein MLKLKYTRNLLTALAIILLFTACAEKQLDELVQQTEEETTNATETEPVQPEEPAAVALPGLPADVAGYTQWLKLNAAPIPPVPGGDPHNGTKNVYVNQTRDTIAPNGTQQFPYPDGSIVVKDATRPGKDYIGLIAIMRKKDGVDPDHNDWEFIEYVRNAADDEFRVIAKDGVCWGCHARVKDIDYVFTELE from the coding sequence ATGTTAAAATTAAAATACACACGAAACCTACTCACTGCATTGGCGATAATTTTACTTTTTACCGCCTGCGCAGAAAAACAGTTAGATGAACTTGTGCAACAGACAGAAGAAGAAACCACGAATGCAACGGAAACAGAACCTGTCCAACCCGAAGAACCGGCAGCGGTAGCACTCCCCGGTTTGCCAGCAGATGTGGCAGGATATACACAGTGGCTGAAATTAAACGCAGCACCTATCCCTCCAGTCCCTGGTGGCGATCCACACAACGGCACAAAAAATGTTTACGTTAATCAAACACGTGATACCATCGCACCAAACGGTACCCAGCAGTTCCCTTATCCAGATGGAAGTATTGTCGTAAAGGACGCGACCCGCCCCGGTAAGGATTATATTGGGCTCATCGCGATTATGCGGAAAAAAGACGGTGTGGATCCTGATCACAACGACTGGGAATTCATTGAATATGTCCGAAACGCGGCGGATGATGAGTTCCGTGTCATCGCCAAAGATGGTGTCTGTTGGGGATGCCACGCCCGAGTCAAAGACATCGATTACGTGTTTACAGAACTTGAATAA
- a CDS encoding homoserine kinase has protein sequence MARYTTLSAPEVAHIVAKYPIGTPIKLEEIAGGFGNSNFKLTTTDGEFLLKICDEKDSTELDMQIALLQHLYVHAYPTVYPILTKDQKPLTHETFGSVMLYPFLRGKQPHPSPNTLAQLGEALAKLHCIPPISGLPRFAMGISQMTPFFKEVQGTEFATHPFVKSLKSQLESMEPQLTGSLPTGLLHGDLFLDNTLFDSDEMVAILDFEEGCHDTLLIDVGMTLIGCCYTSQHQLNLEAAQRFLDAYNALRPLTENEWQSLDCFVHYAALSIAFWRFRQFNIRRPDVHRANTYKEMITRSAEWQSLSDRLLPKFS, from the coding sequence ATGGCACGCTACACAACCCTTTCAGCCCCAGAAGTCGCGCATATCGTCGCAAAATATCCGATCGGAACACCGATAAAACTTGAGGAGATTGCCGGTGGATTTGGAAACAGCAACTTTAAGTTGACAACCACAGATGGTGAGTTTCTGCTCAAAATTTGCGATGAGAAAGACTCGACAGAGCTCGACATGCAAATAGCGTTGTTGCAGCACCTCTACGTGCACGCGTACCCGACGGTGTATCCGATCCTAACGAAAGATCAGAAACCGCTTACGCATGAGACATTCGGCAGCGTAATGCTCTACCCCTTCCTGCGAGGGAAGCAACCACACCCCTCACCGAACACGCTGGCACAACTCGGCGAGGCACTGGCAAAATTGCACTGCATCCCACCCATTTCAGGGTTGCCCCGTTTTGCAATGGGAATCTCACAAATGACCCCTTTTTTTAAGGAGGTTCAAGGCACAGAATTTGCCACGCACCCGTTTGTTAAATCGCTGAAATCACAATTAGAATCAATGGAACCACAACTCACCGGATCACTCCCGACGGGGCTTCTACATGGAGATCTCTTTTTGGACAACACCCTCTTCGACAGCGATGAAATGGTAGCAATCCTTGACTTTGAGGAGGGATGTCACGATACTTTACTAATCGATGTTGGAATGACACTCATTGGGTGCTGTTACACATCGCAGCACCAATTAAATCTTGAGGCTGCACAGCGGTTTTTAGATGCCTACAATGCCTTGCGACCTTTGACAGAGAATGAATGGCAGTCCTTAGACTGTTTCGTTCACTACGCGGCCCTCTCTATAGCCTTTTGGCGATTCAGACAATTCAATATCCGTCGTCCAGATGTACACCGCGCAAATACCTATAAGGAAATGATTACCCGCAGCGCCGAATGGCAGTCTTTATCTGATAGATTGTTACCCAAGTTCTCTTAA
- a CDS encoding DUF790 family protein, whose amino-acid sequence MLTKDLLRYKIQKGQIYPEFVKPTDHQLLATAEQLIAVFEASPDTQRATLLESSKHIIDSTPGTPIIKRGLEKLLLDRTEFDTEPNEELIAFRHKLFTETSRLLSQEHFEDYTDYQGKVSQIMADESSTEEVELSAKLYADLPSCQPVLTFNTLSAERLLHRYNAAQVQGLLLHCDTLTLKLADSMTAELRQLFKYLRFNQLLSTIRKERTDDKEIYQITVDGPLNLFYKTKRYGMNLANFFMAVLHQPKWELTAEIQFRNNRRSQLSLDESCGIKPISQQFLAYIPEDIQLFQAMLRNKTDDWQIRPGSQFMPLPGDFYCFPDYHLVHKSGVETAIELFHPWHQGHLIARLNTFADQTDVSLILGVSKELEKNPLIAEALEASTYFSQFGFTFRDVPTMRALLPILNSLVSDGNEAKSEK is encoded by the coding sequence ATGCTTACCAAAGACCTACTCCGGTATAAAATTCAGAAGGGACAAATCTATCCCGAATTTGTAAAACCTACCGATCACCAACTGTTGGCAACCGCCGAACAATTAATCGCTGTCTTTGAAGCGTCACCAGATACACAACGTGCAACACTCTTGGAGTCCAGCAAGCATATTATTGATAGCACACCCGGAACACCTATAATCAAGCGTGGACTCGAAAAACTGTTGTTAGATCGGACAGAGTTTGACACCGAACCGAATGAAGAATTAATCGCGTTTCGGCACAAACTCTTTACAGAAACAAGCCGTCTGCTTTCACAGGAGCATTTCGAGGATTACACAGACTATCAAGGCAAAGTATCACAAATAATGGCAGATGAATCGTCTACAGAAGAAGTGGAGCTGAGTGCTAAACTCTATGCAGACCTGCCGAGTTGCCAACCGGTTTTGACATTTAACACGCTTTCGGCTGAACGGTTACTTCATCGCTATAACGCGGCGCAAGTCCAAGGGTTGCTCCTCCACTGCGACACCCTCACGCTAAAACTTGCCGATTCTATGACAGCCGAACTCCGTCAACTGTTCAAGTATCTGAGATTCAACCAACTGCTCTCCACAATTCGGAAAGAGAGAACCGACGACAAAGAAATCTATCAGATTACGGTGGATGGACCGCTTAACCTCTTTTACAAAACGAAGCGTTACGGTATGAATCTGGCGAACTTCTTCATGGCAGTGCTGCATCAACCCAAATGGGAACTCACTGCGGAGATTCAGTTCCGAAATAATCGACGTTCTCAGTTATCACTTGATGAATCGTGCGGTATCAAACCGATCTCGCAACAATTCCTCGCCTACATCCCAGAAGACATCCAACTTTTTCAGGCGATGCTCCGTAATAAAACCGACGATTGGCAGATCCGTCCCGGAAGCCAGTTCATGCCTTTACCGGGCGATTTCTATTGTTTCCCAGACTATCATCTCGTCCACAAAAGTGGTGTGGAGACTGCTATCGAACTGTTTCATCCGTGGCATCAAGGACATCTTATCGCTCGACTCAATACATTCGCTGACCAAACCGACGTGTCCCTGATTCTTGGTGTTTCAAAGGAACTGGAAAAAAATCCACTTATTGCCGAGGCACTGGAAGCATCAACATATTTTTCACAATTCGGCTTCACGTTCCGAGATGTTCCGACGATGCGCGCCTTGCTCCCAATCTTGAATTCACTCGTGTCGGACGGTAACGAGGCAAAATCTGAAAAATGA
- a CDS encoding ABC-F family ATP-binding cassette domain-containing protein has translation MSLIRLEHVTKLYDPDLILDDISVAIEHGDRIGLIGRNGTGKTTLIKIINGMLANFKGKVVSAKGLHIGYLSQEPELARDCTLRQEMLKVFEKQRALEDKMLLLAEEMETTETPDLLAEYARIQEQHEKLGGYDYEHEINRILGGLGFSDIDFNLPIQVLSGGQKSRATLAKLLLEKPDLLLFDEPTNHLDINGIEWLENYLNIEYNGAVLVVSHDRYFLDKVVRKVWELEEHKIKIYRGNYSKYVETKQVEQLVGEREFKRQQAYIAHEEEFIRLNIAGQRTREAQGRRKRLARLERVEKPRSDAPTLKLNFTPDARGGNDILRCQNVGKTFGDKVIFTNLNFEVYRRDIIGIIGANGTGKTTLFRMILGDEAPTQGEMWVGPTLKFGYYTQELEGLNPDNEIINEIWALRPKQTQGEIRNFLAKFLFSGDDVFKRIGNLSGGEQSRILLAKLLLENANVLLLDEPTNHLDIPAREALEAALAEYPATLFIISHDRYLLNNLATKLLIFDGKSGGTAELFEGNYAEYIAQQQKTSQADQLQNEDNPKIENTQTGSPKRKSKSKRKRKIKAQRLVGSN, from the coding sequence ATGTCTTTAATACGATTAGAACACGTCACCAAATTGTACGATCCAGACTTAATTCTGGACGATATATCGGTCGCAATCGAGCATGGCGACAGAATTGGATTAATTGGCCGTAACGGAACCGGAAAAACAACCTTAATTAAAATTATTAACGGTATGCTTGCCAATTTTAAAGGGAAAGTCGTGTCCGCGAAAGGATTGCACATCGGCTACCTTAGCCAAGAACCTGAACTTGCACGCGACTGTACCCTAAGGCAAGAGATGCTCAAAGTCTTTGAAAAACAGCGAGCACTTGAAGATAAGATGCTCCTCCTTGCGGAGGAAATGGAGACAACAGAAACACCAGATCTCTTAGCAGAATATGCTCGGATTCAGGAACAGCACGAGAAACTCGGGGGCTACGATTACGAACACGAAATCAACCGCATTCTCGGCGGCTTAGGTTTCAGTGATATAGACTTCAATCTTCCGATTCAGGTGCTGAGCGGTGGACAAAAAAGCCGAGCAACACTTGCCAAGTTACTCCTTGAAAAGCCCGATCTACTACTTTTCGATGAACCTACGAATCACCTTGACATCAACGGGATCGAATGGCTTGAAAACTATCTCAACATCGAATATAACGGCGCAGTCCTCGTCGTCTCTCACGATCGGTATTTTTTAGACAAGGTTGTCCGAAAGGTTTGGGAACTCGAAGAACATAAGATAAAAATTTACCGTGGGAACTACTCCAAGTATGTTGAAACCAAACAGGTCGAACAATTAGTTGGGGAACGGGAATTTAAAAGACAACAAGCGTATATTGCACACGAAGAGGAATTTATTCGTCTCAACATTGCAGGACAGCGCACACGAGAAGCACAAGGCAGACGGAAAAGACTCGCGCGATTGGAGAGAGTCGAAAAACCGAGGAGCGACGCGCCCACTCTCAAACTTAACTTTACACCTGACGCGCGCGGCGGAAACGATATCCTCCGATGCCAAAATGTTGGCAAAACATTTGGCGACAAGGTTATTTTTACAAACCTGAATTTTGAGGTATATCGTCGCGATATTATCGGAATTATCGGGGCGAACGGTACCGGAAAAACAACGCTCTTCCGAATGATTTTAGGTGACGAAGCACCAACACAAGGCGAAATGTGGGTAGGCCCCACGCTCAAATTCGGCTACTATACCCAAGAATTGGAAGGACTCAACCCAGATAATGAAATCATTAACGAAATCTGGGCACTTCGACCAAAGCAGACACAGGGCGAAATACGAAACTTTTTGGCGAAATTTTTATTCTCCGGTGATGATGTATTCAAACGGATTGGGAATCTGAGTGGAGGAGAGCAAAGCCGTATCCTCCTCGCGAAACTGTTATTAGAGAACGCGAATGTCCTACTGCTTGATGAACCGACCAACCATCTTGACATCCCAGCACGCGAGGCTTTGGAAGCAGCACTGGCAGAATACCCAGCAACGCTCTTCATCATCTCCCACGATCGGTACCTGCTAAACAACCTTGCGACAAAATTGCTCATCTTTGATGGTAAATCCGGAGGAACTGCGGAACTTTTTGAAGGCAACTACGCCGAGTACATAGCACAGCAGCAAAAAACCTCTCAAGCGGATCAACTACAGAACGAAGACAACCCAAAAATAGAAAATACGCAAACTGGTTCACCGAAACGTAAGTCGAAATCAAAGCGAAAGCGGAAAATAAAAGCACAGCGTCTCGTGGGCAGCAATTAA
- a CDS encoding tetratricopeptide repeat protein gives MTFLYGLNKLRLCALLLITGLIICLTACGPKAIPYSQSSEAPEPNAVAVAHYNWGIAYADEGNFGQAIMELSLAIQSEPGWVMPFFTLGVVYGNQGELDRAIQAWERATQLDADFAKAHYNLAVAYSHKAEKALSIASLREAIRLDKAAFSSAKTEPAFDNIRNTPEFQELEKVTEPNE, from the coding sequence ATGACTTTTCTATATGGACTAAACAAGTTACGCCTTTGCGCGCTACTGTTAATCACGGGTTTGATTATCTGCCTTACCGCGTGCGGTCCGAAAGCGATTCCCTATTCACAAAGTTCGGAGGCACCTGAACCGAATGCTGTCGCTGTCGCGCATTATAATTGGGGCATAGCGTATGCCGATGAAGGCAATTTCGGACAAGCCATCATGGAACTCAGCTTGGCAATCCAGAGCGAACCGGGGTGGGTAATGCCATTTTTCACATTAGGCGTTGTCTATGGCAATCAAGGAGAACTCGATCGAGCCATCCAAGCGTGGGAGCGTGCTACTCAGTTAGACGCTGATTTCGCGAAAGCACATTACAATCTCGCTGTCGCCTATTCACATAAAGCAGAGAAGGCACTCTCAATCGCCTCGTTGCGTGAGGCAATTCGTTTAGACAAGGCGGCATTTTCCTCTGCGAAAACGGAACCTGCCTTTGACAACATTCGTAACACACCGGAATTCCAAGAATTAGAGAAAGTCACTGAACCCAATGAGTAA
- a CDS encoding MarR family transcriptional regulator: MSKDQEFHNEIDVVMRVMHHAQAAVKSRFIQEVVPNRLTIVQFNALQHLHWYGSEAGMSVSELGEHLGLAHNTTSGLVSRLERHGWVIRRKCEKDRRRARIKLTPQSEQLFRERVEHATSFWQSTFGQLSTQEQENLIESLKRLKQVMAKPVWPSYAQLHPRDADHLQKRFEADLDELAQAKLKLVGLRLILAQIAEKRNEHELAAYLNQAASEEIRHTNQLLARLGYGENFEKLLSSLVHEDKLVYEELLSLLETNPHAKEDEELIFLQQMAQDSQRYRRWFRSIHKQTNQ, encoded by the coding sequence ATGTCTAAAGACCAAGAATTCCACAATGAAATTGATGTCGTAATGCGTGTGATGCATCATGCGCAAGCGGCTGTCAAATCCAGGTTTATTCAGGAAGTCGTTCCCAACCGTCTGACGATTGTCCAGTTTAACGCGCTACAACACCTTCATTGGTATGGCAGCGAGGCTGGTATGTCAGTGAGTGAACTTGGTGAGCACTTGGGTCTCGCCCATAACACAACATCTGGCTTAGTGAGCCGTCTTGAACGGCACGGTTGGGTAATCCGTCGTAAATGTGAGAAGGATCGGAGACGTGCACGGATTAAACTCACGCCGCAGTCTGAACAACTTTTCCGAGAACGTGTAGAACATGCGACGAGCTTTTGGCAAAGCACCTTCGGGCAGCTATCCACGCAAGAGCAAGAAAACCTGATTGAAAGCCTGAAACGGCTGAAACAGGTGATGGCAAAACCGGTGTGGCCAAGTTACGCGCAGTTACATCCACGCGACGCAGACCACCTACAAAAACGATTTGAAGCGGATTTGGACGAACTTGCACAAGCAAAACTGAAGCTTGTCGGATTAAGATTGATCCTCGCGCAAATCGCGGAAAAGCGCAATGAACATGAACTTGCAGCGTACTTAAACCAAGCCGCCTCCGAAGAAATACGTCATACGAACCAGCTGTTAGCACGCCTTGGATATGGTGAGAATTTCGAGAAACTACTTTCATCACTCGTTCATGAAGACAAGTTAGTTTACGAGGAATTACTCTCCTTGCTCGAGACGAATCCCCATGCCAAAGAAGATGAGGAATTGATATTCCTACAACAGATGGCTCAAGATAGCCAAAGATATAGACGTTGGTTTCGCAGTATCCATAAACAAACGAATCAGTGA
- a CDS encoding sigma-70 family RNA polymerase sigma factor, with the protein MQSQSSESLPPECYDDNELIERFQHGDTAAFDMLFTRYQKRTYRLVQRFVSNPEDASDLTQDAFIRAYQGLGDFKSQCQFYSWLYRITVNLCIDFLRKKARSEVLLYDSEESDELPMANIPDLRSESPAKAAENKELRAHIRKAVRRLPPKQRQIFILRHWDGLSLKDIAATVGRSDGTVKAHLLHAHRNLRRHLRGYLRETDR; encoded by the coding sequence ATGCAGTCCCAAAGTTCTGAAAGCTTGCCTCCAGAATGTTACGATGACAACGAACTAATTGAGCGATTTCAACACGGCGACACCGCCGCATTTGATATGCTCTTCACCCGCTACCAAAAACGCACCTACCGTTTGGTGCAACGCTTCGTCTCAAACCCGGAAGATGCATCAGATTTAACACAAGACGCCTTCATACGCGCGTATCAAGGATTAGGCGACTTTAAAAGCCAATGCCAGTTTTACAGTTGGCTTTACCGAATCACGGTGAATCTTTGTATCGATTTCTTAAGGAAAAAGGCAAGATCAGAAGTGCTCTTGTACGATTCCGAGGAATCTGATGAACTGCCGATGGCGAACATCCCGGACCTTCGCTCAGAATCGCCAGCAAAAGCGGCCGAGAATAAGGAGTTGAGGGCTCACATCCGGAAAGCCGTTCGTCGCCTCCCTCCAAAGCAACGGCAAATCTTCATTTTACGACACTGGGATGGATTATCACTTAAAGATATTGCGGCTACCGTTGGGAGATCCGACGGAACAGTCAAAGCGCATCTGCTCCACGCGCATCGTAACCTTCGTAGGCATCTCCGCGGTTACCTACGAGAAACAGATCGCTAA
- the ftsY gene encoding signal recognition particle-docking protein FtsY, translating into MLRNLFKGGDKSHNESDAGDEQGNWFNRLKSGLSKTRDQFLSQLSGLLRVGRKIDEDLMEEIEEILIQSDVGVDTTLTLMDNVRERVKAEGLSDSSELGSVIKSEILNLLGPDVPLRIENEKPYTILVLGVNGAGKTTTIGKLASRFIGNGQHVVVAAGDTFRAAAEDQLAIWCERAGAELIRGGENAEPAAVVFDAVHAAKHRNADVLIVDTAGRLHTKKPLMDELSKIGRVMGRAHTGAPHEVLLVIDGTVGQNALMQAKIFNDAVPITGVTVTKLDGTAKGGIVIAVNAEIGAPVKLIGIGEKLDDLRDFAGADFVEALFADETTDA; encoded by the coding sequence ATGCTTAGAAATTTATTTAAAGGTGGTGATAAAAGCCACAATGAATCCGATGCTGGAGATGAGCAGGGAAACTGGTTTAATCGGCTTAAGTCCGGCTTATCGAAAACACGCGACCAGTTTCTGTCTCAATTGTCAGGTCTTCTACGGGTTGGCAGAAAAATTGACGAAGATTTGATGGAGGAAATTGAGGAGATTTTAATCCAATCGGATGTAGGTGTTGATACCACATTGACGCTGATGGATAACGTCAGGGAGAGAGTCAAGGCAGAGGGATTAAGCGATTCTTCGGAATTGGGATCGGTCATAAAATCGGAAATTTTGAATTTGCTTGGACCGGATGTTCCGCTGCGGATTGAGAATGAGAAACCGTATACAATCTTAGTTTTGGGTGTGAATGGTGCAGGCAAAACAACGACTATCGGTAAACTTGCGAGTCGCTTTATAGGAAACGGGCAACACGTAGTTGTTGCCGCTGGTGATACCTTCCGTGCGGCGGCGGAGGACCAGCTTGCTATTTGGTGTGAGCGTGCTGGTGCGGAGTTAATTCGGGGAGGCGAAAATGCTGAGCCTGCCGCTGTTGTCTTTGATGCGGTTCACGCAGCGAAGCATCGCAACGCGGATGTGCTAATTGTAGATACCGCGGGGAGGCTGCATACCAAAAAACCGCTGATGGATGAATTGTCAAAAATCGGGCGTGTAATGGGACGAGCACACACTGGAGCACCGCATGAAGTACTGCTTGTCATTGATGGAACGGTGGGGCAAAATGCGCTGATGCAGGCGAAGATTTTCAATGATGCAGTGCCGATTACAGGAGTCACCGTTACGAAACTGGATGGCACTGCGAAGGGTGGCATTGTAATTGCGGTAAATGCGGAGATTGGTGCCCCTGTCAAACTGATTGGTATTGGTGAGAAACTTGACGATTTGAGGGATTTCGCGGGGGCAGATTTCGTTGAAGCACTCTTTGCAGATGAAACAACAGACGCGTGA